One Pseudomonadota bacterium DNA window includes the following coding sequences:
- the rplI gene encoding 50S ribosomal protein L9, with protein MEVILIERVHRLGDLGERVKVKSGYARNYLIPSRKAVPATAASLAKFETARGELIEAQELALAEARSRAEALENLSVTIRARAGSEGRLFGSVGTLDIATAVTEAGVAMEKKQIRLPQGPLREIGTHEVRVHLHPDVDVAIKVVIAAEDEGTS; from the coding sequence ATGGAAGTCATTCTAATCGAGAGAGTGCACCGGCTCGGTGATCTCGGCGAGCGCGTGAAGGTGAAATCAGGGTATGCGCGTAACTATCTAATTCCAAGCAGGAAAGCAGTGCCGGCAACGGCCGCCAGTTTAGCTAAGTTTGAAACCGCCCGCGGCGAGTTGATAGAGGCCCAGGAGCTGGCGCTAGCGGAGGCGCGGTCGCGGGCCGAGGCGCTGGAAAACTTGTCCGTAACCATTCGGGCCCGGGCCGGATCCGAGGGAAGGCTATTCGGGTCGGTCGGTACGCTGGACATCGCGACCGCGGTGACGGAAGCGGGGGTGGCAATGGAAAAGAAACAGATCAGGCTACCGCAAGGGCCTCTGCGCGAAATCGGCACGCACGAAGTCCGAGTGCATCTGCACCCGGACGTGGATGTGGCCATCAAAGTCGTCATCGCGGCGGAGGACGAAGGAACCTCCTAA